From a region of the Halolamina sp. CBA1230 genome:
- a CDS encoding sulfurtransferase: MQPFVPASWLRERDDVAVVDVRDPWEYDSIGHLPGAVNVPFDEFRSDEGEAGKLPPREEWEELLAAAGIGSDSEVVAYDDTQGVFASRFVVTALLLGHDPEKLHVLDGDFSSWQREYETSTDAVDPAPREYESDPDAETPLIDFDAVEALLPAAESGDVTLVDTREDWEFAEGHLPGAVRLDWRELVDEDTRGLRPETELRELLEARGIVPGKRTVLYCNTARRVSHTYLVLRQLGYENVDLYEGSLTEWEERGGELVTEE, encoded by the coding sequence ATGCAACCGTTCGTCCCCGCGTCGTGGCTCCGGGAGCGCGACGACGTGGCAGTCGTCGACGTCCGCGACCCGTGGGAGTACGACAGCATCGGCCACCTGCCGGGTGCGGTCAACGTTCCCTTCGACGAGTTCCGTTCCGACGAGGGCGAGGCTGGGAAACTGCCGCCCCGCGAGGAGTGGGAGGAGCTGCTCGCGGCGGCCGGAATCGGGAGCGACAGCGAGGTCGTCGCCTACGACGACACGCAGGGCGTGTTCGCGTCGCGGTTCGTCGTGACCGCGCTACTGCTGGGCCACGACCCCGAGAAGCTCCACGTCCTCGACGGCGACTTCAGTTCCTGGCAGCGCGAGTACGAGACCAGCACCGACGCCGTCGACCCCGCACCAAGGGAGTACGAGAGCGACCCCGACGCCGAGACGCCGCTGATCGACTTCGACGCCGTCGAGGCGCTGCTGCCTGCGGCCGAGTCGGGCGACGTGACGCTCGTCGACACCCGCGAGGACTGGGAGTTCGCGGAGGGTCACCTGCCGGGCGCGGTCCGACTCGACTGGCGCGAACTCGTCGACGAGGACACGCGCGGACTGCGCCCCGAGACCGAACTCCGGGAGCTGCTGGAAGCGCGCGGGATCGTCCCCGGGAAGCGGACGGTGCTGTACTGCAACACCGCCAGACGAGTGAGCCACACCTACCTCGTGCTTCGGCAGTTGGGGTACGAGAACGTCGACCTGTACGAGGGGAGCCTCACGGAGTGGGAGGAACGCGGCGGGGAGTTGGTGACCGAGGAGTGA
- a CDS encoding GNAT family N-acetyltransferase → MGEPSPEEATDQRYDVRWYDPDDRDDILSLFERVWGTDREADWLAHTYETNPYFDEPTMIVADAGGEVVGARPFVPFPMRADSADLVAAYLNNAMVHPDHRRRGLFSRMMERTVDALDEHGVSLLFNFANEKSAPGYREMGFDALGTGPRKSLRVQRPGRYVRDRLDTPLDPGVGAVANTVMRGYHAVRRLRRSVPEEWRVERRRGVPADELASLYDTRPPRSLHARREEPLYRWLEADPHWNHETFLASTDGSPAAAAVIRTRPGASPEIVDAVPSTFPAGGGAALLEAVLTEHRSAPAISVTGPVVNERLCRPSLLSAFGFLPSEHPLLSRFTAGEDTAFVHAFEDADLPDGFDVLDAENWRVRVR, encoded by the coding sequence ATGGGTGAACCGTCCCCCGAGGAAGCGACCGATCAGCGGTACGACGTCCGCTGGTACGACCCCGACGACCGGGACGATATCCTCTCGCTGTTCGAGCGAGTGTGGGGGACCGATCGGGAGGCGGACTGGCTCGCCCACACGTACGAGACCAACCCCTACTTCGACGAGCCGACGATGATCGTGGCCGACGCGGGCGGCGAGGTCGTCGGCGCTCGCCCGTTCGTTCCGTTCCCGATGCGGGCTGACTCGGCCGATCTCGTCGCCGCGTACCTCAACAACGCGATGGTCCACCCCGACCATCGGCGGCGTGGACTGTTCTCGCGGATGATGGAGCGGACGGTCGACGCGCTCGACGAACACGGCGTGTCGCTCCTGTTCAACTTCGCGAACGAGAAATCAGCCCCCGGCTACAGGGAGATGGGGTTCGACGCGCTCGGAACCGGCCCGAGGAAGTCGCTACGCGTCCAGCGGCCGGGACGGTACGTCCGTGACCGACTCGATACGCCGCTCGACCCGGGCGTCGGCGCGGTGGCGAACACGGTGATGCGGGGGTATCACGCCGTCAGGCGGCTCAGGAGATCCGTTCCGGAAGAGTGGCGGGTCGAGCGCCGTCGCGGCGTTCCCGCCGACGAGCTCGCCAGCCTGTACGACACCCGCCCACCGCGCTCGCTCCACGCCCGCAGGGAGGAGCCGCTCTATCGGTGGCTCGAGGCCGACCCGCACTGGAACCACGAGACGTTTCTCGCGTCGACCGACGGCTCGCCCGCGGCGGCGGCCGTGATCCGCACCCGCCCGGGGGCATCCCCCGAAATCGTCGACGCGGTTCCGTCGACGTTCCCAGCCGGCGGGGGAGCCGCGCTGCTCGAGGCGGTCCTCACGGAGCACCGGTCCGCACCGGCGATCTCGGTCACCGGCCCGGTCGTCAACGAACGGCTCTGTCGGCCGTCGCTGCTGTCGGCGTTCGGCTTCCTCCCGTCCGAGCACCCGCTACTGTCCCGGTTCACCGCCGGCGAGGACACTGCGTTCGTCCACGCCTTCGAGGACGCCGACCTCCCCGACGGGTTCGACGTGCTGGACGCCGAGAACTGGCGCGTTCGGGTCCGTTGA
- a CDS encoding CDP-2,3-bis-(O-geranylgeranyl)-sn-glycerol synthase: MLELIAGALWAMLPAYVPNNAAVLAGGGRPIDGGRTLGGTRLLGDGKTWRGTAVGTAVGLALALALDAVAPAAGDALGITLPGFPINAALGLALGAMLGDIGASFIKRRSGRERGAAFPGLDQLDFVVGALLLALLFAPDWTLRVFSLERVAVVAVVTPLLHLGTNGIAYWLGVKDEPW, translated from the coding sequence ATGCTCGAGCTGATCGCCGGCGCGCTCTGGGCGATGCTCCCGGCGTACGTTCCGAACAACGCGGCCGTGCTCGCGGGCGGCGGCCGCCCCATCGACGGCGGGCGGACCCTCGGCGGCACGCGCCTGCTCGGCGACGGGAAGACCTGGCGCGGCACCGCGGTCGGCACCGCGGTCGGGCTCGCGCTCGCGCTCGCGCTCGACGCCGTCGCGCCCGCGGCCGGCGACGCGCTCGGGATCACGCTCCCCGGCTTCCCCATCAACGCGGCGCTGGGGCTCGCACTCGGCGCGATGCTGGGCGACATCGGCGCCTCCTTTATCAAACGCCGTAGCGGCCGCGAGCGCGGGGCGGCGTTCCCCGGGCTCGACCAGCTCGACTTCGTCGTCGGCGCGCTCCTGCTCGCGCTGCTGTTCGCGCCCGACTGGACGCTCCGGGTGTTCTCGCTCGAACGCGTCGCCGTCGTCGCCGTCGTCACGCCGCTGCTGCATCTCGGCACCAACGGGATCGCGTACTGGCTCGGCGTGAAAGACGAGCCCTGGTGA
- a CDS encoding NCS2 family permease, whose product MGLTETLADYFDIDSRDTTVRTELLAGLTTFLTMSYIVVVNPAILADAILSDGGVGVGRGQLIAMLAVVTIISAAVATLIMALYADRPFAQAPGLGLNAFFAYTVVIGMGVHWTTALAAVVVEGILFIALTAVGAREYVIKLFPEPVKLAVGSGIGLFLALIGFESMRVVAGDAATFVTFSPVFAEDPVALISVAGLLFTFALYARGIRGSIVIGILGTSVVGYAAAALGYTAYNPENVPGDASIATDIFLTGSTTTYSLAAYDIRPLAGAFLEGFGNVDAFTFALIVFTFFFVDFFDTAGTLVGVGQTAGFLDEDGNLPEIDKPLMADAVGTTVGGMLGTSTVTTYIESATGVEEGGRTGLTALTVAGLFILSLAFVPLAAAIPEYASHIALVVIGVVMLGNAVEVAWDDLTYAIPAGMTIMVMPFTFSIAYGIAAGIVSYPIVKFAAGELDDTHPGQWLLAGAFVVYFAVRTSGVM is encoded by the coding sequence ATGGGTCTCACAGAGACGCTGGCCGACTACTTCGACATCGATAGCCGCGACACCACCGTCAGGACCGAACTCCTGGCGGGGTTGACCACGTTCTTGACCATGAGCTACATCGTGGTCGTCAACCCCGCGATCCTGGCCGACGCCATCCTCTCGGACGGCGGTGTCGGCGTCGGGCGGGGGCAACTGATCGCGATGCTCGCCGTGGTCACGATCATCTCCGCCGCGGTGGCGACGCTGATCATGGCGCTGTACGCCGACCGCCCGTTCGCGCAGGCGCCGGGGTTGGGGCTGAACGCCTTCTTCGCGTACACGGTCGTGATCGGGATGGGCGTCCACTGGACGACCGCGCTCGCGGCCGTGGTCGTCGAGGGGATCCTGTTCATCGCGCTCACCGCCGTCGGCGCGCGGGAGTACGTGATCAAGCTGTTCCCCGAACCGGTCAAACTCGCCGTTGGGTCCGGGATCGGCCTGTTCCTCGCGCTGATCGGCTTCGAGTCGATGCGGGTCGTCGCGGGCGACGCCGCGACGTTCGTCACGTTCTCGCCGGTGTTCGCCGAAGACCCCGTGGCGCTGATCTCCGTCGCCGGCCTGCTGTTCACGTTCGCGCTGTACGCCCGCGGGATCCGGGGGTCGATCGTGATCGGGATCCTCGGGACGAGCGTCGTCGGCTACGCCGCCGCGGCGCTCGGGTACACCGCGTACAACCCCGAGAACGTCCCCGGCGACGCCTCGATCGCGACGGACATCTTCCTCACCGGCTCGACGACGACGTACAGCCTCGCGGCGTACGACATCCGGCCGCTGGCGGGCGCGTTCCTCGAAGGGTTCGGCAACGTCGACGCGTTCACGTTCGCGCTGATCGTGTTCACCTTCTTCTTCGTCGACTTCTTCGACACCGCGGGCACGCTGGTCGGCGTCGGCCAGACCGCGGGGTTCCTCGACGAGGACGGGAACCTCCCCGAGATCGACAAGCCGCTGATGGCCGACGCGGTCGGCACCACCGTCGGCGGGATGCTCGGCACCTCGACGGTGACGACGTACATCGAGTCCGCCACCGGCGTCGAGGAGGGCGGCCGCACGGGCCTGACGGCGCTGACCGTCGCGGGGCTGTTCATCCTCTCGCTCGCGTTCGTCCCGCTGGCGGCCGCGATCCCGGAGTACGCCTCCCACATCGCGCTGGTGGTCATCGGCGTCGTGATGCTGGGCAACGCCGTCGAGGTCGCGTGGGACGATCTCACCTACGCGATCCCGGCCGGGATGACGATCATGGTGATGCCCTTCACGTTCTCGATCGCCTACGGCATCGCCGCGGGGATCGTCTCCTACCCGATCGTGAAGTTCGCTGCCGGCGAACTCGACGACACCCATCCCGGCCAGTGGCTGTTGGCGGGCGCGTTCGTGGTCTACTTCGCGGTGCGGACTAGCGGCGTGATGTAG
- a CDS encoding phosphoribosyltransferase family protein, translating into MNRAEKAALQLRAVAVLRTLKRSRTYDELAELTGLPAGDLNRYVNGHVLPGVERARETVESVGKEALSEELESRISVDDEGYVDNSEVVFDQSFLDLVAPVAAESFAFDRPDVVLTAATDGITLGAAMASYFDADIAYAKKRKETAVEEFIESRQRLASGIELTYYLPASAVSAGDTVLVVDDLIRSGETQELLLDIVDQSDAIVGGVFTLIAVGDEGMDRAREITDAPVGALTTFEDH; encoded by the coding sequence ATGAACCGTGCAGAGAAGGCGGCCCTGCAGCTACGGGCCGTCGCCGTCCTGCGGACGCTGAAGCGCAGCCGAACGTACGACGAACTCGCGGAGCTCACCGGCCTGCCGGCGGGCGATCTGAACCGCTACGTCAACGGGCACGTGCTGCCCGGCGTCGAGCGCGCCCGCGAGACCGTCGAGAGCGTCGGGAAGGAAGCGCTGTCGGAGGAGCTGGAGTCCCGGATCTCCGTCGACGACGAGGGGTACGTCGACAACAGCGAGGTCGTGTTCGACCAGTCGTTCCTCGACCTCGTCGCGCCGGTCGCCGCCGAGTCGTTCGCGTTCGACCGCCCGGACGTGGTGCTGACCGCCGCGACCGACGGGATCACCCTCGGCGCCGCGATGGCCTCCTACTTCGACGCCGACATCGCCTACGCCAAGAAGCGCAAGGAGACCGCCGTCGAGGAGTTCATCGAGTCCCGCCAGCGACTGGCTTCCGGGATCGAACTCACCTACTACCTCCCCGCCAGCGCGGTCTCGGCGGGCGACACCGTGCTCGTCGTCGACGACCTGATCCGCTCCGGCGAGACCCAGGAACTGCTGCTCGACATCGTCGACCAGTCCGACGCCATCGTCGGCGGCGTGTTCACCCTGATCGCGGTCGGCGACGAGGGGATGGACCGCGCCCGCGAGATCACCGACGCACCGGTGGGCGCGCTGACGACGTTCGAGGATCACTGA
- a CDS encoding aryl-sulfate sulfotransferase produces the protein MQRSLPSRLWLVRGMALLLVLSLLAPAAGAALGVGGGDDAGPSQLGPGTVEQPADNATVVGIQGYHFQGQGNRKKPARVVSADGNATTNWAYEDALGSRWFYDVDPLPNGNLLVVSTNPGGTTVFELDRESRERVWEETLPYHDTHDIDVYNDTHLAIANMRQWNDSCDCSNDRAVLYDREDGEVDWEWTFRNHYPNSTDGGFAEDWTHVNDVEVIRNGTELLLSPRNFDQVIAVNIESKEITERLGEDGDHSTLYEQHNPDWLTTEEGDPTILVADSENDRVIEYTKNEQGEWEHVWSAGSSASLSWPRDADRLPNGNTMIVDSMNHRVIEITPQGEIVWEYFATWSPYDAERIGTGDESNGPTMRDQGVSGHKAVYGSAGGLSATFSSWLAGSAQGTVVEGPVIEFAGLWGRLAPWFQPVWLDSWEFAGVIGALLLLAGWGLSEAVRERERIADGLRSLRERAV, from the coding sequence ATGCAACGCAGTCTCCCGTCCCGCCTGTGGCTGGTCCGCGGGATGGCGCTCCTCCTCGTCCTCTCGCTGCTGGCGCCCGCCGCCGGCGCGGCTCTCGGCGTCGGCGGCGGCGACGACGCGGGGCCGAGCCAGCTCGGGCCCGGCACCGTCGAACAGCCGGCCGACAACGCCACCGTCGTCGGGATTCAGGGGTACCACTTCCAGGGCCAGGGGAACCGCAAGAAGCCGGCCCGTGTGGTCTCGGCGGACGGCAACGCCACCACCAACTGGGCGTACGAGGACGCGCTCGGCTCGCGGTGGTTCTACGACGTCGACCCGCTGCCGAACGGGAACCTCCTCGTCGTCTCCACCAACCCCGGCGGGACGACCGTGTTCGAACTCGATCGCGAGAGCCGCGAGCGCGTCTGGGAGGAGACGCTGCCGTACCACGACACCCACGACATCGACGTGTACAACGACACGCACCTCGCGATCGCCAACATGCGGCAGTGGAACGACTCCTGTGACTGCTCGAACGACCGCGCGGTGCTGTACGACCGCGAGGACGGCGAGGTCGACTGGGAGTGGACGTTCCGCAACCACTACCCCAACTCCACGGACGGCGGCTTCGCGGAGGACTGGACCCACGTCAACGACGTGGAGGTGATCCGGAACGGCACCGAACTGCTGCTCTCGCCGCGGAACTTCGACCAGGTTATCGCGGTGAACATCGAGTCCAAGGAGATCACCGAACGCCTCGGCGAGGACGGCGACCACTCGACGCTGTACGAACAGCACAACCCCGACTGGCTGACGACCGAGGAGGGCGATCCGACGATCCTCGTCGCCGACAGCGAGAACGACCGCGTGATCGAGTACACGAAAAACGAGCAGGGCGAGTGGGAGCACGTCTGGAGCGCCGGCTCCTCGGCGTCGCTCTCCTGGCCCCGCGACGCCGACCGCCTCCCCAACGGGAACACGATGATCGTCGACTCGATGAACCACCGCGTGATCGAGATCACGCCGCAGGGCGAGATCGTCTGGGAGTACTTCGCCACCTGGTCGCCGTACGACGCCGAACGCATCGGCACCGGCGACGAGTCCAACGGGCCGACGATGCGCGACCAGGGCGTAAGCGGCCACAAGGCGGTGTACGGCTCCGCCGGCGGGCTCTCGGCCACGTTCTCCTCGTGGCTCGCGGGGAGCGCACAGGGGACGGTCGTCGAGGGGCCGGTCATCGAGTTCGCGGGGCTCTGGGGGCGGCTGGCGCCGTGGTTCCAGCCCGTCTGGCTCGACTCCTGGGAGTTCGCGGGCGTGATCGGTGCGTTGCTGCTGCTGGCCGGCTGGGGGCTCTCCGAGGCCGTCCGGGAGCGCGAACGGATCGCCGACGGCCTCCGGTCGCTGCGCGAGCGGGCCGTTTGA
- a CDS encoding LLM class flavin-dependent oxidoreductase, which yields MKLSAVDLSPVPADGTATDAYRNSVDAAKQAEQLGFERFWVAEHHGMGSRLAGVAPEVLLGHLAAETESIRLGSGAVLLNHYSPLKVAEQFGVLDGLAPGRVDAGLGRANGSPAVDRALGTSRRQRNPDEDHREKIEAVVNHLYDAFPAGHEYADVEIPRSDAAEPEPWVLGSSASSAKIAGKLGLRFCFAAFIRPSFAVPAFEAYRETFEPSSLPGGVEEPTGMVALNAVAAETDEEAARLRAVAEASFQRMQRGERGTTPSVEEAIDELGGVPDPTPETLDEDEWPRAISGGPGTIAGLFEQLADRVGVEEMMIQHVVPEQAAALRSHELIAEGVNGG from the coding sequence ATGAAGCTCTCCGCCGTCGACCTCTCGCCGGTGCCCGCGGACGGCACCGCGACCGACGCCTACCGGAACAGCGTCGACGCCGCCAAGCAGGCCGAGCAGTTGGGGTTCGAACGCTTCTGGGTCGCCGAACACCACGGGATGGGGAGCCGCCTCGCCGGCGTCGCCCCGGAGGTGCTGCTGGGCCACCTCGCCGCGGAGACCGAGTCGATCCGGCTGGGCTCGGGCGCGGTGCTGCTGAACCACTACAGCCCGCTCAAAGTCGCCGAGCAGTTCGGCGTCCTCGACGGGCTCGCGCCCGGGCGCGTCGACGCCGGGCTGGGGCGGGCGAACGGCTCGCCCGCCGTGGACCGGGCGCTGGGGACGAGCCGCCGGCAGCGGAACCCCGACGAGGACCACCGCGAGAAGATCGAGGCGGTGGTGAACCACCTCTACGACGCGTTCCCCGCGGGTCACGAGTACGCCGACGTGGAGATCCCGCGGTCGGACGCCGCCGAGCCGGAGCCGTGGGTGCTCGGCTCCAGCGCCTCCAGCGCGAAGATCGCCGGGAAACTGGGACTGCGGTTCTGTTTCGCGGCGTTCATCCGCCCGAGCTTCGCAGTGCCGGCGTTCGAGGCGTACCGCGAGACGTTCGAGCCGTCGTCGCTTCCCGGCGGGGTCGAGGAGCCGACGGGGATGGTCGCGCTCAACGCCGTCGCCGCCGAGACCGACGAGGAAGCCGCGCGCCTGCGGGCGGTCGCGGAGGCGTCGTTCCAGCGGATGCAGCGCGGCGAGCGCGGGACGACGCCGTCGGTCGAGGAGGCGATCGACGAACTCGGCGGGGTGCCCGACCCGACGCCGGAAACGCTCGACGAGGACGAGTGGCCGCGCGCGATCTCGGGCGGTCCGGGGACGATCGCGGGGCTGTTCGAGCAGTTGGCCGACCGCGTCGGGGTGGAGGAGATGATGATCCAGCACGTCGTGCCGGAGCAGGCGGCGGCGCTGCGGTCGCACGAACTGATCGCGGAGGGCGTGAACGGTGGGTGA
- a CDS encoding glutathione S-transferase N-terminal domain-containing protein, translating into MANLTLYELEGCPYCAKVKDKLAELDLAYDSVMVPSSHDQRDEVKEVSGQTGVPVLVDEEHGVEGMPESDDIVEYLEETYGDSAS; encoded by the coding sequence ATGGCGAACCTCACGCTGTACGAACTCGAAGGCTGTCCGTACTGTGCGAAAGTCAAGGACAAACTGGCCGAACTCGATCTGGCGTACGACTCGGTGATGGTCCCCTCCAGCCACGACCAGCGCGACGAGGTGAAGGAGGTCTCGGGCCAGACCGGCGTGCCCGTGCTCGTCGACGAGGAGCACGGCGTCGAGGGGATGCCCGAGAGCGACGACATCGTCGAGTACCTCGAGGAGACGTACGGCGACAGCGCGTCGTAA
- a CDS encoding AI-2E family transporter, with protein sequence MNSDWGETRLLVLALIALTALSAVVLAEVLYTVVFAITVAYTLFPFRQALVTRGYSRRAATSTVTGVAGLALVVAVVPVAFVLYRRRSELIDLARSLPETIPIVVGEFSFVIETTPLIAAAGAALRDAALSIASAATVLSLKALLFAIVVYGLLARPGSVRTVAVGLAPAEFHGALERYHERIHATLVGIYVVQAATAAGTSVVAYVVFALLGYDAALTLAVVAGVLQFIPVVGPSVVIVVLAAIDVLAGNVPRATTVLIVGLVVVGFLPDAVIRPRLAAATGELPTTLYFVGFVGGVLTIGPLGFVLGPLAVGLLVETVELLSTVPQIEEAPGPEELADETARSDREAGIE encoded by the coding sequence ATGAACAGCGATTGGGGTGAGACCCGGCTGCTCGTGCTCGCGCTGATCGCGCTGACGGCGCTGTCGGCGGTAGTGCTCGCGGAGGTGCTGTACACGGTCGTGTTCGCCATCACGGTGGCGTACACGCTGTTCCCGTTCCGACAGGCGCTCGTCACCCGCGGCTACTCCCGCCGGGCCGCGACGAGCACGGTCACGGGCGTCGCCGGACTGGCGCTGGTGGTCGCGGTCGTCCCGGTGGCGTTCGTGCTCTACCGCCGGCGGTCGGAGCTGATAGATCTCGCCCGCTCGCTCCCGGAGACGATCCCCATCGTCGTCGGGGAGTTCTCGTTCGTGATCGAGACGACGCCGCTGATCGCGGCCGCCGGCGCCGCGCTCCGGGACGCCGCGCTCTCGATCGCGAGCGCCGCGACGGTGCTCTCGCTCAAGGCGCTGCTGTTCGCGATCGTCGTGTACGGCCTGCTCGCGCGACCGGGGTCGGTTCGGACGGTCGCGGTCGGACTCGCGCCCGCGGAGTTCCACGGCGCGCTGGAGCGCTACCACGAGCGGATCCACGCGACGCTGGTCGGGATCTACGTCGTCCAAGCGGCGACGGCCGCCGGCACGTCGGTCGTCGCGTACGTCGTGTTCGCGTTGCTGGGGTACGACGCCGCGCTCACGCTCGCGGTCGTCGCGGGCGTGCTCCAGTTCATTCCGGTGGTCGGTCCCAGCGTCGTCATCGTCGTCCTCGCGGCCATCGACGTGCTCGCGGGGAACGTCCCGCGGGCGACGACGGTGCTGATCGTCGGCCTCGTCGTCGTCGGCTTCCTCCCGGACGCGGTGATCCGGCCCCGACTGGCCGCCGCGACGGGCGAACTGCCGACGACGCTGTACTTCGTCGGCTTCGTCGGCGGCGTGCTCACGATCGGCCCCCTCGGCTTCGTGCTCGGGCCGCTCGCGGTCGGCCTGCTGGTCGAGACGGTCGAACTGCTGTCGACGGTGCCACAGATCGAGGAGGCGCCCGGCCCCGAGGAGCTGGCCGACGAGACGGCCCGCTCCGATCGCGAAGCCGGCATCGAGTAG
- a CDS encoding thiamine ABC transporter substrate binding subunit, with the protein MDRRRFLAGAGAAGAALLAGCSAEQVDSPTGTETDTPTGTGTEAAGTTVGETEGGGTLVVATYSSFIDAVSSSPGAWIKQQFESEFDADLVYQTPPNELDQYIQRANADVEIDADVYVGLNVDGLIRLDENLESGSLFAEAPDLAGAGDIKDGLGFDPKGRAVPYDTGYISLVWNATADGGEFVAPETFDGLLESQYRGDLIAQNPSTSATGRAFLLHTIKAKGEENYLDYWADLQENEVRILDEWDPAYAAYSNDEAPMVVSYSTDQVYANRQGQDMDRHQIRFLNDQAYANPEGMARFASTDSPELAQSFMEFVLRPEVQAEIAVRNVQFPAVTDAEFGEEHAEYEQYAQVPPEAVSFTYDELRGNLQGWIEEWSRQIASN; encoded by the coding sequence ATCGACAGGCGACGGTTCCTCGCGGGCGCCGGCGCGGCGGGCGCGGCGCTGCTAGCGGGCTGTTCGGCCGAGCAGGTCGACTCGCCGACCGGGACGGAAACGGACACGCCGACCGGAACGGGGACGGAGGCAGCCGGGACGACAGTGGGCGAAACCGAGGGCGGCGGCACGCTCGTCGTCGCGACGTACAGCTCGTTCATCGACGCGGTCAGCTCCAGCCCCGGCGCGTGGATCAAACAGCAGTTCGAGTCGGAGTTCGACGCCGACCTGGTGTACCAGACGCCGCCGAACGAGCTCGACCAGTACATCCAGCGGGCCAACGCCGACGTGGAGATCGACGCCGACGTGTACGTCGGGCTGAACGTCGACGGGCTGATCCGCCTCGACGAGAACCTGGAGAGCGGGTCGCTGTTCGCCGAAGCGCCGGATCTCGCCGGCGCCGGCGACATCAAGGACGGGCTCGGCTTCGACCCGAAGGGCCGGGCCGTACCGTACGACACGGGGTACATCAGCCTCGTCTGGAACGCGACCGCCGACGGCGGCGAGTTCGTCGCGCCGGAGACGTTCGACGGGCTGCTGGAGTCTCAGTACCGCGGCGATCTGATCGCCCAGAACCCCTCTACCTCGGCGACCGGCCGAGCGTTCCTCCTGCACACGATCAAGGCGAAAGGCGAAGAGAACTACCTCGACTACTGGGCGGACCTCCAGGAGAACGAGGTCCGGATCCTCGACGAGTGGGACCCCGCCTACGCCGCGTACAGCAACGACGAGGCGCCGATGGTCGTCTCCTACTCCACCGACCAGGTGTACGCCAACCGACAGGGACAGGATATGGACCGCCACCAGATCCGCTTTTTGAACGATCAGGCGTACGCCAACCCCGAGGGGATGGCCCGGTTCGCGAGCACCGACAGCCCCGAGCTCGCGCAGTCGTTCATGGAGTTCGTGCTCCGCCCCGAGGTGCAGGCCGAGATCGCGGTGCGGAACGTCCAGTTCCCCGCGGTCACCGACGCCGAGTTCGGCGAGGAGCACGCCGAGTACGAGCAGTACGCCCAGGTGCCGCCGGAGGCGGTCAGCTTCACCTACGACGAGCTCCGGGGGAACCTCCAGGGTTGGATCGAGGAGTGGAGCCGCCAGATCGCGAGCAACTGA
- the pyrE gene encoding orotate phosphoribosyltransferase: MTDDLIEALRDADAVRFGEFELSHGGTSDYYVDKYLFETDPRCLRLIADAFADRLDGEKLGGVALGGVPLAAATSITADVPYVIARKEQKEYGTGNRIEGRLAEGEEVVVVEDIATTGQSAVDAVEALRDAGAEVNRALLVVDREEGGRENLAEHGVEMEALVTASELLDER, encoded by the coding sequence ATGACCGACGACCTGATCGAGGCGCTCCGGGACGCCGACGCGGTCCGGTTCGGCGAGTTCGAACTCTCCCACGGCGGCACCAGCGACTACTACGTCGACAAGTACCTGTTCGAAACCGACCCGCGCTGTCTTCGCCTGATCGCCGACGCGTTCGCCGACCGCCTCGACGGCGAGAAGCTCGGCGGCGTCGCGCTGGGCGGCGTCCCGCTCGCGGCGGCCACGAGCATCACCGCCGACGTGCCCTACGTGATCGCCCGGAAGGAGCAGAAGGAGTACGGGACGGGCAACCGCATCGAGGGCCGCCTTGCTGAGGGCGAGGAGGTCGTCGTCGTCGAGGACATCGCCACCACCGGCCAGTCCGCGGTCGACGCCGTCGAAGCGCTGCGTGACGCTGGCGCCGAGGTGAACCGCGCGCTGCTGGTCGTCGACCGCGAGGAGGGCGGCCGCGAGAACCTCGCCGAGCACGGCGTCGAGATGGAGGCGCTCGTGACCGCCTCGGAGCTGCTGGACGAACGGTAG